A section of the Oreochromis aureus strain Israel breed Guangdong linkage group 22, ZZ_aureus, whole genome shotgun sequence genome encodes:
- the LOC116332686 gene encoding major histocompatibility complex class I-related gene protein-like isoform X1 — protein MKLFLLLFFGHLASPVRHNLKYLFTASSGVHTLPTFVAVAMVDEVEIMYCDSNTKVINSKQLWMEKIFEDEPSHLDWYNQRCASYGEIFREQTADIMLDLNQREGDHILQRSSGCEWDNDTGEVIGFRWYGYDGEDFLKLDMKTTTWIPGKPQAELTKHKWDNNTDNNRFWKNFHTNTCPQWLKKYLSYGRNSLLRTEIPSVSLLQKKPSAPVSCHATGFFPDKAEMFWRQDGVELHEGVEKGEILPNNDGTFQMSVNMELTSNASEDWKRYDCVFQLSGLDDIVTKLNKAKIKNNLVSPTEFVTVTAVTITVIVVSLLLLGLCIAGFFIWRRTNNEFRPARRQH, from the exons atgaagttatttttgttgctttttttcggTCACCTTGCATCTCCAG TGAGACATAACCTGAAGTATTTGTTCACTGCTTCTTCGGGAGTCCATACACTTCCAACGTTCGTGGCAGTGGCGATGGTGGACGAAGTTGAGATTATGTACTGTGATAGTAACACTAAAGTCATAAACTCCAAACAGCTTtggatggaaaaaatatttgaagATGAGCCAAGTCATTTAGATTGGTACAATCAACGATGTGCAAGTTATGGAGAGATCTTCAGAGAGCAAACTGCCGATATAATGCTGGACCTAAACCAACGAGAAG GTGACCACATTCTTCAAAGATCAAGTGGATGTGAATGGGATAATGATACTGGAGAAGTTATTGGCTTTAGATGGTATGGTTATGATGGAGAAGACTTTCTAAAACTTGACATGAAGACAACGACATGGATCCCTGGAAAACCCCAAGCTGAGTTAACCAAACACAAGTGGGATAACAATACAGATAACAATAGATTTTGGAAAAACTTCCACACAAATACTTGTCCTCAGTGGTTGAAGAAGTATTTGTCCTATGGAAGAAACTCTCTTTTGAGAACAG AGATTCCATCAGTGTCGCTCCTCCAGAAGAAACCTTCAGCTCCAGTGAGCTGCCATGCTACAGGGTTTTTCCCTGACAAAGCTGAGATGTTCTGGAGGCAGGATGGAGTGGAGCTTCATGAGGGAGTAGAGAAAGGAGAAATTCTTCCCAACAATGATGGAACCTTCCAGATGAGTGTTAACATGGAACTTACATCAAATGCATCTGAAGACTGGAAGAGGTATGACTGTGTGTTTCAGCTCTCTGGTCTGGATGACATCGTTACCAAATTAAACAAAGCAAAGATCAAGAATAACTTAG TTTCTCCCACAGAGTTTGTGACAGTGACAGCAGTCACTATCACTGTCATTGTTGTCAGCCTGCTTCTGTTGGGACTCTGCATTGCTGGATTTTTTATCTGGAGAAGGACCAATAATG AATTCCGACCTGCAAGAA GACAACATTGA
- the LOC116332686 gene encoding major histocompatibility complex class I-related gene protein-like isoform X2, whose product MKLFLLLFFGHLASPVRHNLKYLFTASSGVHTLPTFVAVAMVDEVEIMYCDSNTKVINSKQLWMEKIFEDEPSHLDWYNQRCASYGEIFREQTADIMLDLNQREGDHILQRSSGCEWDNDTGEVIGFRWYGYDGEDFLKLDMKTTTWIPGKPQAELTKHKWDNNTDNNRFWKNFHTNTCPQWLKKYLSYGRNSLLRTEIPSVSLLQKKPSAPVSCHATGFFPDKAEMFWRQDGVELHEGVEKGEILPNNDGTFQMSVNMELTSNASEDWKSFSHRVCDSDSSHYHCHCCQPASVGTLHCWIFYLEKDQ is encoded by the exons atgaagttatttttgttgctttttttcggTCACCTTGCATCTCCAG TGAGACATAACCTGAAGTATTTGTTCACTGCTTCTTCGGGAGTCCATACACTTCCAACGTTCGTGGCAGTGGCGATGGTGGACGAAGTTGAGATTATGTACTGTGATAGTAACACTAAAGTCATAAACTCCAAACAGCTTtggatggaaaaaatatttgaagATGAGCCAAGTCATTTAGATTGGTACAATCAACGATGTGCAAGTTATGGAGAGATCTTCAGAGAGCAAACTGCCGATATAATGCTGGACCTAAACCAACGAGAAG GTGACCACATTCTTCAAAGATCAAGTGGATGTGAATGGGATAATGATACTGGAGAAGTTATTGGCTTTAGATGGTATGGTTATGATGGAGAAGACTTTCTAAAACTTGACATGAAGACAACGACATGGATCCCTGGAAAACCCCAAGCTGAGTTAACCAAACACAAGTGGGATAACAATACAGATAACAATAGATTTTGGAAAAACTTCCACACAAATACTTGTCCTCAGTGGTTGAAGAAGTATTTGTCCTATGGAAGAAACTCTCTTTTGAGAACAG AGATTCCATCAGTGTCGCTCCTCCAGAAGAAACCTTCAGCTCCAGTGAGCTGCCATGCTACAGGGTTTTTCCCTGACAAAGCTGAGATGTTCTGGAGGCAGGATGGAGTGGAGCTTCATGAGGGAGTAGAGAAAGGAGAAATTCTTCCCAACAATGATGGAACCTTCCAGATGAGTGTTAACATGGAACTTACATCAAATGCATCTGAAGACTGGAAGAG TTTCTCCCACAGAGTTTGTGACAGTGACAGCAGTCACTATCACTGTCATTGTTGTCAGCCTGCTTCTGTTGGGACTCTGCATTGCTGGATTTTTTATCTGGAGAAGGACCAATAA